In Alphaproteobacteria bacterium, a single window of DNA contains:
- the lon gene encoding endopeptidase La, with amino-acid sequence MANREVMDDIAPTVAAESEAEQDSSLELTVPELSFPRALHILPLFERPFFPGQVMPILVKEDPWRSTVEQISQTPDRLAGVLLVKGDNASEVPRSDALFTMGTIIRLHEPKSANGMVQFIAEGLARFRLGDWISREIPYTAQVEYPGPGQEDADQVKAYGLAIINTVKELLPLNPLYGEELKMFLHRFDPSDPSPFADFAAALTSAKKEELQEILETVPILERMQKVLIVLKKELEVAKIQAQIRRSVDENISDNQRKFFLRQQLEEIQKELGISKDDKTAELERFRQRLEGAELAPETQRRIDEEMDKMAILELGSPEYGVTRNYLDWVSRLPWGRFSADKLDLKTARAVLDRDHEGLDDVKERIVEFLAVGVNRGEIGGSILLFIGPPGVGKTSIGRSIAEALGRKFFRFSLGGMRDEAEIKGHRRTYIGAMPGKFIQSIKECGVANPVIMLDEIDKVGASYHGDPASALLEVLDPEQNAAFLDHYLDLPFDLSKVLFVCTANQLDTIPEPLLDRMESIRLSGYIAREKVAIAKHHLWRRQLEKAGAKASEIKLSEAALRQVVEGYAREAGVRNLEKQLGRIIRQAVVKRLGGAKPPLRIGANNLADYLGPPRFRAEKPASGVGVVTGLAWTAMGGATLDVEAARIHGESRGLKLTGQLGDVMKESAEIAYSFVASHLESLGAKAGYFDEIYLHLHVPEGATPKDGPSAGVTMASALLSLARGRRLARKVAMTGELTLTGRVLPVGGIREKVIAARRIGVMELILPDDNRHDVDELPAYLKEGLTVHFAKSYRDVAEVAFTKK; translated from the coding sequence ATGGCGAATAGGGAAGTCATGGACGACATCGCCCCGACCGTCGCCGCGGAATCGGAGGCAGAGCAGGATTCCTCGTTGGAACTCACCGTGCCCGAGCTGAGCTTTCCCCGGGCACTGCATATCCTGCCGCTTTTCGAGCGCCCCTTCTTCCCCGGCCAGGTCATGCCCATCCTGGTCAAGGAAGACCCCTGGCGTTCCACCGTCGAACAGATCAGCCAGACCCCGGACCGCCTGGCCGGCGTGCTGCTGGTCAAAGGCGACAACGCCAGCGAGGTTCCCCGATCCGACGCCTTGTTCACCATGGGCACGATTATCCGCCTGCATGAACCCAAGAGCGCCAACGGTATGGTGCAATTCATCGCCGAAGGTTTGGCCAGATTTCGCCTCGGCGACTGGATTTCCAGGGAAATTCCCTATACCGCCCAGGTCGAATACCCCGGGCCGGGGCAAGAGGACGCCGACCAGGTCAAGGCCTACGGCCTGGCCATCATCAACACCGTGAAGGAGCTGTTGCCGCTCAACCCCCTGTACGGGGAGGAGCTCAAGATGTTCCTCCACCGCTTCGATCCCTCCGACCCCTCGCCCTTTGCCGATTTCGCCGCCGCGCTGACCTCGGCGAAAAAGGAAGAGCTGCAGGAGATCTTGGAGACGGTACCGATTCTCGAGCGCATGCAGAAGGTCCTGATCGTGCTCAAGAAGGAGCTGGAGGTGGCCAAGATTCAGGCCCAAATCCGGCGCTCCGTGGACGAGAACATCAGCGACAACCAGCGCAAGTTCTTCCTGCGCCAGCAGCTCGAGGAGATCCAGAAGGAACTGGGCATCTCCAAGGACGACAAGACGGCCGAGCTGGAACGCTTCCGCCAACGCCTCGAGGGCGCCGAGCTGGCGCCCGAGACGCAGCGCCGCATCGACGAGGAAATGGACAAGATGGCGATCCTCGAACTGGGCTCGCCCGAATACGGTGTGACGCGGAATTACCTGGATTGGGTCTCGCGCCTGCCCTGGGGCCGTTTTTCGGCCGACAAGCTGGATCTGAAAACCGCCCGGGCGGTGCTCGACCGCGACCACGAGGGCCTCGACGACGTCAAGGAGCGCATCGTCGAATTCCTCGCTGTCGGCGTCAACCGGGGCGAGATCGGCGGCTCCATCCTGCTCTTCATCGGGCCGCCGGGCGTGGGCAAGACCTCCATCGGCCGTTCCATCGCCGAGGCGCTGGGGCGCAAGTTCTTCCGCTTCAGCTTGGGCGGCATGCGCGACGAGGCCGAGATCAAGGGCCACCGCCGCACCTACATCGGGGCCATGCCGGGCAAGTTCATCCAGTCCATCAAGGAATGCGGCGTCGCCAATCCGGTGATCATGCTCGACGAGATCGACAAGGTGGGGGCGTCCTACCATGGCGACCCGGCCTCGGCCTTGCTGGAGGTTCTGGATCCGGAGCAGAACGCCGCCTTCCTGGACCACTATCTCGATCTGCCCTTCGACCTTTCCAAGGTGCTTTTCGTCTGCACCGCCAACCAACTCGATACCATTCCCGAGCCCTTGCTGGATCGCATGGAGAGCATTCGCCTCTCGGGCTATATCGCCCGCGAGAAGGTGGCCATCGCCAAGCACCACCTGTGGCGGCGCCAGCTCGAAAAAGCCGGCGCCAAGGCCAGCGAGATCAAGCTCTCGGAGGCGGCGCTGCGCCAGGTGGTGGAGGGCTATGCCCGCGAAGCCGGGGTGCGCAATCTGGAGAAACAGTTGGGCCGCATCATCCGCCAGGCCGTGGTCAAACGCCTGGGTGGGGCCAAGCCGCCGCTGCGCATCGGGGCCAACAATCTGGCCGATTATCTGGGGCCGCCGCGCTTCCGTGCGGAAAAGCCGGCCAGCGGCGTCGGCGTGGTCACGGGCCTGGCCTGGACGGCCATGGGGGGGGCCACGCTGGACGTCGAGGCGGCCAGGATCCATGGCGAAAGCCGGGGCCTGAAGCTGACCGGCCAATTGGGCGACGTGATGAAGGAATCGGCCGAGATCGCCTATTCCTTCGTGGCCTCCCATCTCGAATCACTGGGTGCCAAGGCCGGTTATTTCGACGAGATTTACCTCCATCTGCACGTCCCGGAAGGCGCCACGCCCAAGGACGGACCCAGTGCCGGCGTCACCATGGCCAGCGCGCTGCTGTCGCTGGCAAGGGGGCGCCGCCTGGCGCGCAAGGTGGCCATGACGGGCGAGCTCACCCTCACCGGCCGGGTGCTGCCGGTCGGCGGCATCCGGGAAAAGGTGATTGCGGCGCGGCGCATCGGCGTCATGGAGCTGATCCTGCCCGACGACAACCGCCATGACGTCGACGAGTTGCCGGCTTACCTCAAGGAAGGCTTGACGGTGCATTTCGCCAAATCGTATCGCGACGTGGCCGAGGTAGCGTTTACGAAAAAATAG
- a CDS encoding FkbM family methyltransferase, which produces MIVDAPLKFPEDISYCLLGENDLTRHLRDLLALLRPTARFAGFVDEVPSEHHLMLAELASARAQALFREGRDKPRLIVFPLPVDEMWSYWEFSRNFPGEVRYDGGLHIDSGDFLKYLEAQERAEIDEAGNFQVMMGSYLSYLEDELAAHRQAIAEVAAGLSDERSRRTYDMIISGQPQQFWAHYLGRVFGSIQYFDYLDYGACQVVINGGVLGGYEIPFLACRLPPGAQVHNVDPLGHGPLTAYVRPWLEAGLQDFHEHAVAFENYCGSLELPFDGEGEVSAWIKAMHPEVPTSSFPCTTIDAFVAEQGLERLDLIKLDLEGADANAVAGAHDSIRRLRPQLAVSIYHFVPDFWEIPKALMALCPDYDFHLEVYSYERWETIFYAIPRERRA; this is translated from the coding sequence AGCTATTGCCTGCTCGGCGAAAATGACCTGACGCGGCATTTGCGCGATCTGCTGGCGCTGCTGCGCCCGACCGCCCGCTTCGCCGGTTTCGTCGACGAAGTGCCCAGCGAGCATCATCTGATGCTGGCCGAACTGGCCAGCGCCCGCGCCCAGGCGCTGTTTCGCGAAGGCCGCGACAAGCCGCGCCTGATCGTCTTTCCCCTGCCGGTCGACGAGATGTGGTCCTACTGGGAGTTCTCCCGGAACTTCCCCGGCGAGGTGCGCTACGACGGCGGCCTGCATATCGATAGCGGCGACTTTTTGAAATACCTCGAGGCCCAGGAGCGGGCCGAAATCGACGAAGCCGGTAATTTCCAGGTGATGATGGGGTCTTACCTGTCCTATCTCGAGGACGAGCTGGCGGCCCACCGCCAAGCCATCGCCGAGGTCGCGGCGGGGCTATCGGACGAGCGTAGCCGCCGGACCTACGACATGATCATCAGCGGCCAGCCGCAGCAGTTCTGGGCCCATTACCTGGGCCGGGTGTTCGGCTCGATCCAGTATTTCGATTACCTCGATTATGGCGCTTGCCAGGTGGTCATCAACGGCGGCGTGCTGGGCGGCTACGAGATCCCCTTCCTGGCCTGCCGGCTGCCGCCAGGCGCCCAGGTGCACAACGTCGATCCGCTGGGCCATGGGCCGCTGACCGCTTACGTACGGCCCTGGCTGGAGGCCGGATTGCAGGACTTCCACGAACACGCCGTGGCTTTCGAGAACTACTGCGGCAGCCTCGAGCTTCCCTTCGACGGCGAAGGCGAGGTCTCGGCCTGGATCAAGGCCATGCATCCCGAGGTCCCGACCTCGAGCTTTCCCTGCACCACCATCGACGCCTTCGTCGCCGAACAGGGGCTCGAGCGTCTCGACCTGATCAAGCTCGACCTCGAAGGCGCCGACGCCAATGCCGTGGCCGGGGCCCACGACAGCATCCGCCGGCTGCGGCCGCAGCTGGCCGTCAGCATCTATCACTTCGTGCCCGATTTCTGGGAGATCCCAAAGGCCCTGATGGCGCTCTGCCCCGACTACGACTTCCACCTCGAGGTCTACAGCTACGAGCGCTGGGAGACGATCTTCTATGCCATCCCGCGCGAACGCCGGGCCTGA